A region of Prochlorococcus marinus subsp. pastoris str. CCMP1986 DNA encodes the following proteins:
- the zds gene encoding 9,9'-di-cis-zeta-carotene desaturase: protein MKIAIVGSGLAGLTAAVNLVDEGHEVEIYESRSFWGGKVGSWEDKDGNHIEMGLHVFFYNYANLFKLMKKVGALDNLLPKEHTHLFVNKGGDLKSLDFRFALGAPFNGLKAFFTTEQLTWVDKLRNALALGTSPIVRGLVDYEGAMKIIRDLDKISFKEWFLNHGGSLRSLERMWDPIAYALGFINCQDISARCMLTIFMMFASKTEASKLNLLKGSPHKWLTKPIVDYITKKGCKIHLNHKVDEIIFEKESSSYSVTQLKISTPEGPKVIFADTFLAACDVPGIKKIVPKEWYQFKEFEGLKKLRAVAVATIQLRYDGWVTELNNDNKSQNPTGLDNLLYSADASFSCFADLALASPVDYRKEGMGSLLQCVLTPGDRWMGRSTERITKEIDSEVRRLFPSSKNLKLLWSNVVQVPQSLYRESPGMDPYRPDQKTSISNFFMAGSYTKQDYIDSMEGATMSGHLAAAAILDKKAELAKNLAVS from the coding sequence GTGAAAATAGCAATAGTAGGTTCTGGATTAGCGGGTTTAACAGCGGCAGTTAACCTAGTTGATGAAGGTCATGAAGTAGAAATTTACGAAAGCAGATCATTCTGGGGCGGAAAAGTTGGAAGTTGGGAAGATAAAGATGGTAACCACATAGAGATGGGATTACATGTATTTTTTTATAACTATGCAAATCTTTTTAAACTCATGAAAAAAGTTGGAGCATTAGATAATTTGCTTCCTAAAGAACATACTCATTTATTTGTAAATAAAGGTGGTGATTTAAAATCTTTGGATTTTAGATTTGCCTTAGGAGCTCCTTTCAACGGTCTAAAGGCTTTTTTCACTACCGAACAATTGACTTGGGTAGATAAGTTAAGAAATGCATTAGCTTTAGGAACCAGTCCGATAGTTAGAGGATTAGTAGATTACGAGGGTGCAATGAAGATAATAAGAGACTTAGATAAAATAAGCTTTAAAGAATGGTTTTTAAATCATGGCGGAAGCTTAAGAAGTCTTGAAAGGATGTGGGATCCAATTGCATACGCATTAGGTTTCATAAATTGTCAAGATATATCGGCAAGATGCATGTTAACTATTTTTATGATGTTTGCATCTAAGACTGAAGCCTCTAAACTTAATCTTTTAAAAGGATCCCCTCATAAATGGCTTACAAAACCTATCGTTGATTACATAACAAAAAAAGGATGCAAAATCCACTTAAATCATAAGGTGGACGAAATTATTTTTGAAAAAGAATCTTCCTCTTACTCGGTCACTCAACTTAAAATATCCACTCCTGAAGGCCCAAAGGTTATATTTGCTGATACATTTCTCGCTGCTTGTGATGTTCCTGGAATTAAAAAGATAGTTCCTAAAGAATGGTATCAATTTAAGGAGTTTGAGGGTTTAAAAAAACTCAGAGCGGTTGCAGTAGCGACAATTCAATTAAGATATGATGGATGGGTTACAGAATTAAATAACGATAACAAAAGTCAAAACCCTACAGGTTTAGATAATCTTTTATATTCAGCAGATGCATCTTTCAGTTGTTTCGCAGATTTAGCTTTAGCAAGTCCCGTAGATTATAGAAAGGAAGGAATGGGATCTTTACTTCAATGTGTTTTGACTCCTGGAGATCGTTGGATGGGTAGATCAACAGAGAGAATCACTAAAGAAATTGATTCTGAAGTGCGTCGTCTATTTCCTTCTTCGAAAAATCTAAAATTACTTTGGAGTAATGTCGTACAAGTTCCACAATCACTTTATAGAGAATCTCCAGGTATGGACCCATATAGACCTGATCAAAAGACTTCAATATCAAATTTCTTTATGGCAGGTAGTTATACAAAACAAGACTATATAGATTCAATGGAGGGGGCTACTATGAGCGGTCATCTAGCAGCAGCAGCAATTTTAGATAAGAAAGCTGAATTAGCAAAGAATCTTGCGGTCAGCTAA
- the cysK gene encoding cysteine synthase A, translating to MEIAGDITSLVGKTPLVKLDRIKKYCNCHPEIIAKLESFNPSASVKDRIAYSMLNSAEKDGLILPGKTTLIEATSGNTGIALAMVAAAKGYRLILTMPDTMSIERRAMLRAYGAELQLTPGKEGMNGALDLASELSSSIPNSFQFNQFENLANPEIHERTTAKEIWDQSNQTIDGLVSGVGTGGTITGCSRFLKKVNPNCKIYAVEPAKSAVISGEKAGSHSIQGIGAGFVPKVLDTHLIDEIFKIDDEEAFYYGRLLARLEGLLSGISSGAALAATIKIGQRKELINQRLIVILPSFGERYLSTAMFESNTAIKARKDGYL from the coding sequence ATGGAAATAGCAGGTGATATTACTTCTTTAGTTGGCAAAACACCATTAGTAAAATTAGATCGCATAAAAAAATACTGTAATTGTCATCCAGAAATAATAGCGAAACTTGAAAGTTTTAATCCATCAGCATCTGTCAAAGATCGTATTGCTTATTCGATGTTAAATTCAGCCGAAAAAGATGGTTTAATTTTACCTGGGAAAACAACATTAATTGAGGCAACAAGTGGAAATACTGGAATTGCTTTAGCAATGGTTGCAGCAGCTAAAGGTTATAGATTGATATTAACTATGCCAGATACTATGAGTATTGAGAGAAGGGCAATGCTAAGAGCATATGGGGCAGAATTACAACTCACTCCTGGCAAAGAAGGAATGAACGGTGCTCTAGATTTAGCAAGTGAATTATCTTCAAGTATTCCAAATAGCTTTCAGTTTAACCAGTTTGAAAATCTTGCAAATCCAGAAATTCATGAAAGGACCACAGCTAAAGAAATTTGGGATCAATCTAATCAAACTATTGATGGATTAGTTTCTGGAGTTGGTACTGGAGGAACCATAACTGGATGTTCTCGATTTCTAAAAAAAGTTAATCCAAATTGCAAAATATATGCAGTAGAGCCCGCAAAAAGCGCTGTAATTTCAGGAGAAAAAGCTGGTTCTCATTCTATCCAGGGGATTGGTGCAGGCTTCGTTCCTAAGGTACTTGACACTCATTTAATAGATGAAATTTTTAAGATAGATGATGAAGAAGCATTTTATTATGGGAGGTTATTAGCTCGATTAGAGGGTCTTTTATCAGGAATTAGTAGCGGAGCTGCTTTGGCAGCAACAATCAAAATAGGTCAAAGGAAAGAGCTTATTAATCAAAGATTAATAGTGATTCTTCCGAGTTTTGGTGAAAGATACTTATCTACAGCAATGTTTGAATCAAACACTGCAATAAAAGCTAGAAAAGACGGTTATCTATAG
- a CDS encoding ABC transporter ATP-binding protein, with amino-acid sequence MIEIEDTLQNGVPNVTFKNVSFSWPGKNEHVINNCNFSINKTGLWMIVGKNGSGKSTLLKLINGLLIPSNGVINKLANIGMVFQNPDHQILMPNCRSELLLNINQNLSRKDISNKIDIALNKVGLAGFDKRSIHTLSGGQKQRLTIASSLISDKNFILMDEPTALLDSSSQLAVLEIIKGLTKNKRNPFTALWITHRLEELSYADAVAEMKNGNLSDWQKPFNFQYN; translated from the coding sequence ATGATCGAGATCGAGGATACTTTGCAAAATGGAGTACCTAATGTAACTTTCAAAAATGTGAGTTTTTCATGGCCAGGAAAAAATGAGCATGTAATAAATAATTGTAATTTTTCTATTAATAAAACTGGGTTATGGATGATTGTTGGTAAAAATGGGAGCGGAAAGAGTACCTTGCTTAAGTTAATTAATGGACTTCTAATACCAAGCAATGGAGTCATAAATAAATTAGCGAACATTGGGATGGTTTTTCAGAATCCTGATCATCAAATATTAATGCCAAACTGTAGGAGTGAACTTCTTCTGAATATTAATCAAAATTTAAGTAGAAAAGATATTTCAAATAAAATTGACATTGCTCTAAACAAGGTTGGATTAGCTGGATTTGATAAAAGGTCGATTCATACATTAAGTGGCGGTCAAAAACAACGTTTAACTATTGCATCTTCATTGATAAGTGATAAGAATTTCATTCTTATGGATGAGCCCACAGCTCTATTAGATAGTTCTAGTCAATTAGCAGTTTTAGAAATAATTAAGGGCCTTACAAAGAATAAAAGAAACCCATTCACTGCTTTATGGATTACTCATCGTTTAGAGGAATTAAGTTATGCAGATGCAGTTGCAGAGATGAAGAATGGAAATTTATCAGATTGGCAGAAACCATTTAACTTTCAATATAATTAA
- a CDS encoding HesB/IscA family protein produces MENVKIEEKIKTSDDGKGILITNDAIEQISSLLKNQTDKKALRVGVRSGGCSGMSYTMDFIGGDEINADDKVYDYSLSSEQTFKVICDPKSLLYIYGMQLDFSKDLIGGGFNFVNPNASQTCGCGSSFAV; encoded by the coding sequence ATGGAAAATGTAAAAATAGAAGAAAAAATAAAGACCTCAGATGACGGAAAGGGAATTTTAATAACCAATGATGCCATAGAGCAAATATCTTCTTTATTGAAGAATCAGACTGATAAGAAAGCTCTAAGAGTTGGGGTAAGATCTGGCGGATGCAGTGGTATGAGTTATACGATGGATTTTATTGGTGGAGATGAAATAAATGCAGATGATAAAGTATATGATTATTCATTAAGTTCCGAACAAACCTTCAAAGTAATATGCGACCCAAAAAGTCTTCTGTATATTTACGGCATGCAACTAGATTTCAGTAAAGATTTAATTGGTGGAGGTTTTAATTTCGTTAATCCTAATGCTTCACAAACTTGTGGCTGCGGAAGCTCTTTTGCAGTTTAG
- a CDS encoding lipid-A-disaccharide synthase-related protein — translation MSRILLLSNGHGEDLSGSLLAKYFVKKGDLVDALPIVGDGENYKKENIRIIGKTKKFRTGGIGYNSFSGRIFEIFGGQIIYFFKKLYLSYKLKNKYDFYLVIGDIVPVFFAWFAKKDFFTYLVAYSSHYEGKLKLPWPCKFFLISKYAKKIYARDFLTADDLSQQLRKKVSFLGNPFMDKFSFFENKPKIVPFNIGLFPGSRFPELLDNLKLILEVLETMSKLQYFENIAFKFAIVKALSMEEIRQILNQRKWIYIEKKGKNDGLEFTFGFITINLNWNLFEEILFESNFVISMAGTASEQAIGLAKPVIQIEGNGPQFTKSFAEAQRRLLGRYVFCSTNYINKKDQINQTINLILKVIYLIKLDKKFLVSCLDNANLRIGESNSCLKIINDIKGFHEK, via the coding sequence TTGTCCAGAATTTTACTATTAAGTAATGGACATGGAGAAGATTTATCTGGTAGTTTATTAGCCAAATATTTTGTAAAGAAAGGTGATCTTGTTGATGCACTACCTATTGTGGGTGATGGTGAAAATTATAAAAAAGAAAATATAAGAATAATTGGTAAAACCAAAAAATTTAGAACTGGTGGTATTGGTTATAATTCTTTTAGTGGAAGAATATTCGAAATATTTGGAGGACAAATAATTTACTTTTTTAAAAAATTATATTTGTCTTATAAATTAAAAAATAAATATGATTTCTATTTAGTAATTGGAGATATAGTTCCTGTTTTTTTTGCATGGTTTGCAAAAAAAGATTTTTTTACATATTTAGTAGCGTACTCTAGTCACTATGAGGGAAAATTGAAATTACCTTGGCCCTGTAAATTTTTTTTAATCTCAAAATATGCAAAAAAAATATATGCTAGGGATTTTCTAACAGCAGATGATTTATCTCAACAATTAAGAAAAAAAGTATCTTTTTTAGGTAATCCATTTATGGATAAGTTTTCTTTTTTTGAAAATAAACCGAAAATCGTCCCTTTTAATATTGGTTTATTTCCTGGAAGCAGATTTCCTGAACTTTTAGATAATTTGAAATTGATTTTAGAAGTTTTAGAGACAATGTCTAAGTTGCAATATTTTGAGAATATTGCATTCAAGTTTGCCATAGTAAAAGCTCTTTCTATGGAAGAAATTAGGCAGATACTAAATCAACGAAAATGGATTTACATAGAAAAAAAAGGAAAAAATGATGGTCTAGAATTTACATTTGGATTCATTACGATTAATTTGAACTGGAATTTGTTTGAAGAAATATTATTTGAAAGTAATTTCGTAATAAGTATGGCTGGAACTGCATCAGAGCAGGCAATCGGTTTAGCAAAGCCAGTTATTCAAATTGAAGGTAACGGTCCACAATTTACAAAATCTTTTGCAGAAGCTCAAAGAAGATTACTTGGTAGATATGTTTTTTGTTCTACCAATTATATTAATAAGAAAGATCAAATAAATCAGACAATAAATCTAATCCTTAAAGTTATTTATCTGATAAAGCTAGACAAAAAGTTTTTGGTTTCTTGTCTTGATAATGCAAATCTAAGAATCGGAGAGAGTAATTCATGCCTTAAGATAATTAATGATATAAAAGGGTTTCATGAAAAATGA
- a CDS encoding DUF7326 family protein, with amino-acid sequence MKKKSITYTDLSKKQLQHLKELYIQKKVECMSHKELKEFVLEIISHQINDTIGKEEEMEAWMEMSKFYGDQFEIIILEIQQKFANNENLQNFEEDSKEHRLELLEKNNIEQNKQDMWDD; translated from the coding sequence ATGAAAAAGAAATCTATTACTTACACCGATTTATCTAAAAAGCAGTTACAACATCTAAAAGAACTTTATATTCAAAAAAAAGTTGAATGCATGAGCCATAAAGAGTTAAAAGAATTTGTTTTAGAAATAATTAGCCATCAGATAAACGACACAATTGGAAAAGAGGAGGAAATGGAAGCATGGATGGAAATGTCTAAATTTTATGGCGATCAATTTGAAATTATAATTTTGGAGATTCAACAAAAATTTGCAAACAACGAAAACTTACAAAATTTTGAAGAAGATTCAAAAGAGCATAGATTAGAGTTGCTTGAAAAAAATAATATCGAACAGAATAAACAAGACATGTGGGATGATTAA
- a CDS encoding J domain-containing protein: MIKNLYKELEVKENATQGEIKSSYRRLVKQHHPDAGGEKDRFLAIQNAWETLNDPFKKEQYDKTLFSLKQSSNFRNENWEEKVNTTKYSSTIKDNEVKNWIKNIYNPTNRFITQIIKPLSQEIKELSADPYDDELMDNFCSYITVSQRKIEKVDKLYKSISVPNPISSLGLDLYHCFSQVKDALSELDKYTQGYVDDYLFDGKEMMKEAKRIQSKMAYDKKSIIS; the protein is encoded by the coding sequence ATGATCAAAAATCTTTATAAAGAATTAGAGGTAAAGGAAAATGCAACTCAAGGTGAAATTAAATCTTCTTATCGTCGCTTAGTTAAACAACATCACCCCGATGCAGGAGGTGAAAAAGATAGGTTTCTTGCAATACAAAATGCATGGGAGACTCTTAATGATCCTTTTAAAAAAGAACAATATGATAAAACCCTATTTTCATTAAAACAATCATCTAATTTCAGAAATGAAAATTGGGAAGAGAAAGTTAATACAACAAAATATAGTTCTACAATAAAAGATAATGAAGTTAAAAATTGGATTAAAAATATTTATAATCCTACCAATAGATTTATTACCCAAATAATCAAACCTCTGAGTCAAGAAATTAAGGAACTATCTGCTGATCCATATGATGATGAATTGATGGATAATTTTTGCAGTTACATCACTGTTTCCCAAAGAAAAATTGAAAAAGTTGATAAGCTTTATAAGTCAATATCTGTGCCCAATCCAATATCCTCTTTAGGTTTAGATCTTTATCATTGTTTTTCTCAAGTTAAAGATGCTTTATCAGAACTTGATAAGTACACACAAGGATATGTAGATGATTATTTATTTGATGGAAAAGAAATGATGAAAGAAGCAAAAAGAATCCAATCAAAAATGGCTTATGATAAAAAATCTATAATTTCCTGA
- a CDS encoding NAD(P)H-quinone oxidoreductase subunit O, which yields MTESIPKKPLKKGSLVFIDKSIYDGSVEALASDQDLPSYIFEGPGEILSIKEEYAQVRWRRPVPDVWFKLDQIKEYIVSE from the coding sequence ATGACTGAGTCGATACCCAAGAAGCCTCTTAAGAAAGGAAGCTTAGTCTTTATAGATAAAAGTATTTATGATGGAAGTGTCGAAGCATTAGCTAGTGATCAAGATTTACCTAGTTATATATTTGAAGGCCCTGGGGAAATTCTAAGTATTAAAGAAGAATATGCTCAAGTAAGGTGGCGTCGTCCAGTACCAGATGTTTGGTTTAAATTAGACCAAATTAAAGAATATATAGTTTCAGAATAG
- a CDS encoding TIGR01777 family oxidoreductase produces MRLLLLGCTGFVGKELVPALLKEGHELCIISRKNINNLKINIPLDKFKFLKIDLSKKQNWSNENLLSNLKDSDGIINLIGEPIADKKWTDIQKEEIKKSRINTTKFLMETLKKSRINPKVIVNGSAIGFYGTSLTQEFNENSQSGKDFLANLCNKWEEVANGKPFFSRLVIFRIGIVLEAEGGALGKMLPVFKIGLGGPIGDGNQWMSWIHRSDLCGLIIKALVDKQFSGVYNAVAPEPVLMKYFSKTLGRCLKRPDLLPVPGSILKLLLGDGAKLVLDGQKVISIKLQEKVYKFKYPLLEKAIYASTKN; encoded by the coding sequence ATGCGTCTGCTACTCCTTGGATGTACGGGTTTTGTGGGGAAAGAGTTAGTCCCAGCTTTACTCAAAGAAGGCCACGAACTTTGCATTATCAGTAGAAAAAATATTAATAATTTGAAGATAAATATTCCGCTAGATAAATTTAAATTTCTTAAAATAGATCTTTCAAAAAAACAAAATTGGAGCAATGAAAATCTATTAAGTAATTTAAAAGATTCTGATGGGATAATTAATTTAATAGGTGAACCAATAGCAGATAAAAAATGGACTGATATTCAAAAAGAAGAGATAAAAAAAAGCAGGATTAATACAACTAAGTTTTTGATGGAAACCCTGAAAAAATCGAGAATCAATCCAAAAGTCATAGTAAATGGTTCGGCAATAGGTTTTTATGGGACAAGCTTAACTCAAGAGTTCAATGAAAATAGTCAGAGTGGTAAAGATTTTTTAGCCAACCTTTGCAATAAATGGGAGGAAGTTGCGAACGGAAAACCATTTTTCTCAAGATTAGTAATTTTCAGAATCGGAATAGTCTTAGAAGCAGAAGGAGGTGCACTAGGAAAAATGCTTCCAGTATTTAAAATTGGACTGGGAGGTCCAATCGGAGATGGGAATCAATGGATGAGTTGGATTCATAGAAGTGATTTATGTGGATTAATAATTAAAGCACTAGTAGATAAACAATTTTCCGGGGTATATAACGCTGTTGCACCGGAGCCAGTATTAATGAAGTATTTCTCCAAAACTTTAGGTAGATGCCTCAAAAGACCAGATCTACTTCCAGTGCCAGGATCAATACTGAAATTATTATTAGGTGATGGAGCAAAATTAGTACTAGATGGCCAAAAAGTGATCAGTATTAAATTACAAGAAAAAGTATATAAATTTAAATATCCTCTTCTTGAGAAAGCCATTTACGCCTCCACCAAGAATTAA
- a CDS encoding SRPBCC family protein — protein MGTWLKHDVITIVNAPLDNVWNTWSDLDSMSLWMSWIESVKTIDQETSTLPDLTEWTLAANGFKFKWKAQITERIEKNKLKWKSIGGLPTQGSVIFESKGDQLTSVHLAVTYELPRMIARFMEEKILGKMVTNELQANIDRFRDLVEKNYKNELTN, from the coding sequence ATGGGTACTTGGCTTAAACATGACGTAATTACAATTGTTAATGCGCCATTAGATAACGTTTGGAACACCTGGAGTGATTTGGATTCCATGTCTCTGTGGATGAGCTGGATTGAATCGGTAAAAACAATTGATCAAGAGACATCAACTTTACCTGATCTGACTGAATGGACTTTAGCTGCTAATGGATTCAAATTTAAATGGAAAGCACAAATAACAGAAAGGATTGAGAAAAATAAATTAAAATGGAAATCTATTGGAGGATTACCAACTCAGGGTTCTGTTATTTTTGAATCAAAAGGAGACCAATTAACATCGGTACACTTAGCAGTTACCTATGAATTACCTAGAATGATTGCTCGATTTATGGAAGAAAAAATTTTGGGTAAAATGGTAACTAATGAATTACAAGCAAATATTGATAGATTTCGAGATTTAGTAGAAAAAAATTACAAAAATGAATTAACTAATTAA
- a CDS encoding tetratricopeptide repeat protein has product MTDDINPIESDFNAALSRYQDGQELIPIAQDFQKIIQQIPNHFAAWTCLSWLQLLLKNNEEALAAAREAVRLNQQDPQARMNLSLALLATNNKGVRDHVELIKKMAMMMPDVKTELKESVEDGFNRYPNWPELTKINKWLEF; this is encoded by the coding sequence ATGACAGATGACATTAATCCAATTGAATCTGATTTCAATGCTGCCTTATCTAGATATCAAGATGGCCAAGAGTTAATCCCAATTGCACAAGATTTTCAAAAAATCATTCAACAAATACCCAACCACTTTGCTGCTTGGACTTGTTTATCTTGGCTGCAGCTTCTATTGAAAAATAACGAAGAAGCATTAGCAGCAGCTAGAGAGGCGGTTCGCTTAAATCAGCAAGACCCGCAAGCAAGAATGAATTTGTCCTTAGCTCTTTTGGCTACAAATAATAAAGGTGTTAGAGACCATGTTGAATTAATTAAAAAAATGGCAATGATGATGCCTGATGTAAAGACAGAGTTAAAAGAGTCAGTTGAAGACGGATTTAATAGATATCCAAACTGGCCAGAATTAACCAAAATCAATAAATGGTTAGAATTTTAA
- a CDS encoding heparin lyase I family protein has translation MKKLVYLFLILMCFTSGNSYSWEKVPVPDSVDKKTKSPWNFSEDFENQEEGRLRTNKFLINDKGAGLKPFLIKEDPDGNKYLAVTVKHGWNHDPKKKRGEETERAEFQTRPKRAVGKEMWISFKTRLPQDFTHIDDRVLFFQFKNQFEQMGRSPLLGLRYYKNGNRLQIGGDTGGNPRKSMSREERYVHHIGTKYKNKGGNWIVRWEKDRREGKIRDEDDFKLTTNEPVSVTPLGEWSTYKIGIYNTKNDDGFVKVYKDNQLMFDYKGVTFDWRGRYKGSYIRIGIYRDSGKQFGIEYPDQTIHFDDFIVVSDEKTLDQILNR, from the coding sequence ATGAAAAAACTTGTATACCTTTTTCTTATATTGATGTGTTTTACCAGTGGTAATTCATACTCATGGGAAAAGGTACCTGTTCCAGACTCTGTAGATAAAAAAACAAAATCTCCTTGGAATTTTTCTGAAGACTTTGAAAATCAAGAAGAAGGAAGACTGAGAACTAACAAATTTCTCATCAACGATAAGGGGGCAGGTCTCAAACCATTTTTAATTAAGGAAGATCCTGATGGTAATAAGTATCTTGCGGTGACAGTGAAACATGGATGGAATCATGATCCTAAGAAAAAAAGAGGAGAAGAAACTGAAAGAGCAGAATTTCAGACAAGACCAAAAAGAGCTGTAGGTAAAGAAATGTGGATAAGTTTCAAAACAAGACTTCCACAGGATTTTACTCATATCGACGACAGAGTATTATTTTTTCAATTCAAAAACCAATTTGAACAAATGGGAAGGAGTCCTCTTTTAGGATTACGTTATTATAAAAATGGAAATAGATTACAAATAGGGGGAGATACCGGAGGAAATCCAAGGAAATCTATGAGTCGGGAGGAAAGGTATGTTCACCACATCGGAACAAAGTATAAAAACAAAGGGGGAAATTGGATTGTGCGTTGGGAAAAAGATAGAAGGGAAGGTAAAATCAGAGATGAAGATGATTTCAAACTCACAACGAACGAACCAGTGAGTGTAACTCCATTAGGTGAATGGAGCACATATAAGATTGGAATTTATAATACAAAGAATGATGATGGTTTTGTAAAAGTTTATAAAGATAACCAATTGATGTTTGATTATAAGGGTGTCACCTTTGATTGGCGTGGACGTTATAAAGGAAGTTATATCAGAATCGGTATCTATCGAGATTCAGGAAAACAATTTGGAATCGAATACCCCGATCAAACTATTCACTTTGATGATTTCATTGTTGTTTCAGATGAAAAGACTTTAGATCAGATACTCAATAGGTAA
- a CDS encoding response regulator transcription factor, whose product MKISILLIEDDRDMRELVSGHLEHSGFDVQKAEDGIKGQALALQYSPDLILLDLMLPSVDGLTLCQRLRRDERTSNIPILMITALGGLKDKVTGFNSGADDYITKPFDLEELYVRIKALLRRTNRAQLNSTNQQEILNYGPLTLVPERFEAIWFESAVRLTHLEFELLHCLMQRHGQTVSPALILKEVWGYEPDDDIETIRVHVRHLRTKLEPEPRKPKYIKTVYGAGYCLELPAVAQVDNGMQEFAESTN is encoded by the coding sequence ATGAAAATTTCAATCCTGTTGATAGAAGATGATCGTGATATGCGTGAATTAGTATCTGGTCATCTTGAACATTCTGGTTTTGATGTTCAAAAAGCTGAAGATGGTATTAAAGGTCAAGCTTTAGCCCTTCAATACTCTCCTGACTTAATTCTTCTAGATTTAATGTTACCTAGCGTTGATGGTTTGACATTATGCCAAAGACTGCGGAGAGATGAAAGGACTTCAAATATTCCCATATTAATGATTACAGCTTTGGGTGGACTTAAAGATAAAGTTACTGGATTTAATTCAGGTGCTGATGATTACATCACAAAACCATTTGATTTAGAGGAATTATACGTTCGTATCAAAGCTTTATTGAGAAGAACTAATAGAGCACAATTGAATTCAACTAACCAACAAGAAATTTTAAATTATGGACCTCTTACTCTTGTTCCGGAAAGGTTTGAAGCTATTTGGTTTGAATCTGCCGTGAGACTTACCCATTTAGAATTTGAGCTACTTCACTGTTTGATGCAAAGACATGGTCAAACAGTCTCTCCAGCACTGATATTAAAGGAAGTATGGGGTTATGAACCTGACGATGATATTGAGACTATTAGAGTTCATGTAAGGCACTTAAGAACAAAATTAGAACCTGAACCTCGCAAGCCAAAATATATAAAAACTGTTTATGGAGCGGGATATTGCCTTGAGTTACCTGCGGTAGCTCAGGTTGATAATGGTATGCAAGAGTTTGCTGAATCTACAAATTAA